In Miscanthus floridulus cultivar M001 chromosome 8, ASM1932011v1, whole genome shotgun sequence, the sequence AGAAAAACAGAGTCAGTTATTAAATACTCAACAAAATTGTTGTCATGCACTCAGCATACACCCAACTAAATGCCAGAAGtcatatattatattatatatgtaCCTAAAGATGAAAGATACAAGTGGCTATACTTGCATTACAGCTGCAAACATTTTTTACTTAAACAGACAGTTGTGCACATACAGCTTGCAAAAGTACGAAAGGAGAAAATTTAGATTACATTTGTTTCATACCCAACTGATAGACATCTGAGTATATATATTTTCTTATTGTATAGGTACCTACTTTCAGTTAATGCAAACATTGGTTATTCCACATATGTGACTTAGAACTGCAGGGCAAAATAGCGTTTTTCAGGGGGTGGGCAGCAAGGGGTGATGTGGAAATTGCATCTCATGAATTAAAATCTTATCAATTAAGTAGAACATTACATATCTAgtcaagaaaaaaaatcaaggaAATTATACTAATTGAGGTGGTGGCATTTATCAACTCCTCAATAGCTGACAATTTGCTTTGGAACGTCACTTGGCTCAATTACAACTCTTAACAACTCTCTAAAGTAATGTATTGCCATGCAATTCTCATAGGTCAACTTATAAATTAACATAAAACAAATGCACAATCTCCAAAAGTAAATTTATGCCCAACTACCAAAAGAAACAAGAATATAATATtttaccttccaaactaatatacCCTTACTTCGTAGATATTGAGCTCTCATGTCAACTGTACACATCCATGAATCACTAACAAGCTGGACACTGGGGCCACCATAAACATTAATCAGTGTTTTGTAGGGAGGTGGCCCATATTTTCTCTCGTCAGGAAGGTAGAGAGCGCCATATAAATTGGTCCCATCCTTTGCTGTAATTTCAACTATCTCTGGAGACCGCTGCAGGAACTTTTTAAGTGGCGGAACTGTCAATGGCTGTTCAAACAGGGGCATAATTACACTTCCATCAAGCAAAGAGCACAGCAAGATCACAGGTGGAGATTTTATTGTGTCGTACACATCAATAAACTTCAGCAACTGATGATCGAGAATTACTGAATGCCGGCCAGTTCCACGAGTCAGCCTTTTAGGGGTTTGCAAGGGAAGGCTCCAATCTGGAAAGAGATTAGTGTGGTAGAGATTTGTCTCCAATGGTCCATCCAATGTGCCAGTGAAATATATAAGTCCATTACTCTCATTGACACCAGCAATGTGCTCAACCATCCAATCACCTTGTGTGAGAGGTCCTAAGCATGCTCCATCATTGTCATGAACATATAGGTGCCTGAATCCTGTTTTTTCACTGGCCCAAATAAAGCCACCTGGATGTTTACTATTCACTCCTTTGTCTAGTGGAGTGAAGCAATCATGCAATGTGATCCATATATCATGCTGCTCTTCTAGCAAGACTTCTCTTTTACCTGTAGTAATATCAAACTTCAGTAATTTAAGTTTCGTATGAGATCTGTTGAGAACTTGAACAGCAAGAGCACTATTATGCATCCAGTTGACTCTAGCTAAATATTCTTCGTCACTGTGGGAACCATTTGGATCTCCACAAAGGAGATCCATccaagttacttcccctccatgGGAAGGAACAACACCAAGTCGCACTTTAACATTAGCTGCTCCTGCGAAAGGGTACGCATGATCTTCTTGAGCATCTGGACCAACAGAACTTTTGCCCTGATGCATAATTCTATACAATGGAATCTCAGTTGAATCCACTTCAGTAAACACAAGGTGCTTGCTGTCAGGAGACCACCAAAATCCCATCTTCCTTTCCATCTCTTCCTAACAtgagataaatgcaaatattagctACTAGCCAACACAATTTTGAAACAAATACTGATGGATCATCATGGGCACCTGTGCAATATACTCGGCAAGCCCATGGACCTgaaaagattaaaaaaaacaaagatGTCAACTTCTAAAGCAGCAAGAACAATAACATATAACATGAACTTTTATATACCACAGACAACTAAAATAAACAACACATCTGTTGTTTTAGCAGTTATAGGAATGGACTAGCATAAGAACATGCATGTTGCATATGATAGGTATGTTTAATAAAGAAAATACATCATTGTGGAAGGATGATATAAGCCTATTTAGCAGCTTATATCATATACAGTAACTTATTCATTCATTACATACATAGTTACAAGGCAGCTCCTAAAAACCTAGAATATCCTCGAAGGCTGTTGTGTCCTTGTAAAATCTTCAAAACTTATCTGAGCACTACAAGACAAAAGACACACGCGCGCATGCGCGCGCTAGGTTCAGCTTACCTGTGAACGGAAAGCTAAAGCTATAAAAAAAAAGACCAGCTCAATGGTTCCAGATTAAGCTTATTTCAATGGCTAACTAAGACTAAACAGGATCAAATAGACCTGTGATAGTCAGCACCAGTACCACAGTTTGCTGGATGGTTTAATTCCAAAATACCTAGAGATTGACACAATGCATTATGCATGTTACGATGAATATCAAAATAAAATTGCAGTTTGAAGCACAGTCACATTGGACATGCTAAGAAAGCACTCTGATGCTTCTAAGAAGTCAACACGATATGTTATTTTGCAAATGCTGGCTAACACCAGATAATTTTTAATAACATTGTTCAATTATGATATTGTAAGGAGTTACCTTCCTACTTTTTCTTGCACCGAAAGTTAATTGCCTAGTTTCTCCACTGGAAAACCCCAAGGTATGCAGCTCGTCATCCCTAACATATGCAATCATGCTCCCATTTGGAGATAGATATGGGTCAATTATCGGAGATGTGGGAGAACTTTGTAGTTTCAGCACTAGTTCGGAGCCAGATAAATCCTGGAAGTAAACCTGTTGATGTAGAAAGTACAGCCAAATATTACTCTGATGAAACAGCATATCTGCCTGATTTTCAGAAACAGCTAAACAGTTTCAGCATCATAATTTCCTAGAAACAAGCACATTAACACTAAACTAACCACATATGAAAACAAACAACACATTTTCCAAATTTGGTTTTCATAGTCCCATGTGCTACAGTATGTCCTGTTAAACTTCATTTTCTGAAAACATGGGAATATAAATGGTACATGCTCCCATAGTCCCATGTGCTAAATCTGCTCAACGAAACCAACTGCAAGCTTCCATTAAATCAACACACAAAAAAGAGAGAGCTTTGAACCTAAGTGTATTAACCCATCAAAGTGTGATCTGTCATGGAAGTTCAACTATCATCTCGAAAAGCATCTTGCCACATCATAATCCCCTCCATTGAACTAGTAAAGTATAATTAATTTCAACCTGCTCAATCCAATGGATGTCCAAAAACAATTTTCTATTGCAAACAACGAATACATAATCAAGTAGTCTAGTGCAAACATATTGCAATCGATCAAGCAGATTTGTTCCAGTAAATTGACACGAGGGAGAACTTTAATTTAGTTACCCCGGATGGGAGCGGCACGACAATGCCGGAGCGAGAGGAGGATTCACCGGAATGGCGAGCGCGCCACTCGTAGCGAGTGACCCCAAGGCCACGCTCCCGTGCGCGCTCGCGCCGCAGGCGCTCCTCGGCGGAGAGGTTCCCCTCCTCGAGCCCGTCACCGTCGGGGGGCCCGAAGAGCAGCTCCTGGCAGCGCTGCGCGGTGTCGAAGGTGAACACCTTCCGGTGGAGAGTGCCGTCGGGGCTGTACAGGTAGGCGACCCGGCGGTCGTCGGGGCTGAAGCTGAGCACCGAAGGCGCCCCGTAGCCCGGCAGCGGGTGCTGCACGATCTCCTCGACCGTCATGCCAAAGCAGTCGGCGCCCGCCGCCGCGGAGTCCACACCCCGGCCGCTGTCACCGGCCGCAACGGCATCCGCCAGCGGCATCTTGGTCCTGTGCTCCAGGCGAGGCTTCTTGCGGTTGTGGTGATCCGAGCTCTCCGCCCCCGCCGCGTCAACCGATCGCATCGACCGCAAGGCCGCCGCCGGGAGGCCCCTCCTCCTTCTCGGGGCCTATCCCTCGCCGTGGAACCAAGAAAGCCGGGATCTTTCCCGGCAGGGAAAGGGAAGAGAAGAGATCGGAAGCCGCCGCtctgggatgggatgggatggccagaTGAGAGTGGGTTTGTGCTGGCCTGCTGGGGGAGTTGGTTGTTGACTGTTCCAAGGAGGA encodes:
- the LOC136471856 gene encoding uncharacterized protein, whose translation is MRSVDAAGAESSDHHNRKKPRLEHRTKMPLADAVAAGDSGRGVDSAAAGADCFGMTVEEIVQHPLPGYGAPSVLSFSPDDRRVAYLYSPDGTLHRKVFTFDTAQRCQELLFGPPDGDGLEEGNLSAEERLRRERARERGLGVTRYEWRARHSGESSSRSGIVVPLPSGVYFQDLSGSELVLKLQSSPTSPIIDPYLSPNGSMIAYVRDDELHTLGFSSGETRQLTFGARKSRKVHGLAEYIAQEEMERKMGFWWSPDSKHLVFTEVDSTEIPLYRIMHQGKSSVGPDAQEDHAYPFAGAANVKVRLGVVPSHGGEVTWMDLLCGDPNGSHSDEEYLARVNWMHNSALAVQVLNRSHTKLKLLKFDITTGKREVLLEEQHDIWITLHDCFTPLDKGVNSKHPGGFIWASEKTGFRHLYVHDNDGACLGPLTQGDWMVEHIAGVNESNGLIYFTGTLDGPLETNLYHTNLFPDWSLPLQTPKRLTRGTGRHSVILDHQLLKFIDVYDTIKSPPVILLCSLLDGSVIMPLFEQPLTVPPLKKFLQRSPEIVEITAKDGTNLYGALYLPDERKYGPPPYKTLINVYGGPSVQLVSDSWMCTVDMRAQYLRSKGILVWKMDNRGSARRGLHFEGQLKYNIGRVDAEDQLAGAEWLIKKGLAKPGHIGIYGWSYGGFLSAMCLTRFPDTFCCAVSGAPVTAWDGYDTFYTEKYLGLPAEHPDAYEYGSIMHHTKNLKGKLLLIHGMIDENVHFRHTARLVNSLMAEGKPYETLLFPDERHMPRRLGDRIYMEERIWDFVERSL